Proteins encoded in a region of the Octopus sinensis linkage group LG8, ASM634580v1, whole genome shotgun sequence genome:
- the LOC118764506 gene encoding atrial natriuretic peptide receptor 3-like: MEKEKHTWIFIYLTLQTYLYFTEPFQTEPRRHRFGKRDNSATHNDTVDLNVTEVRIAVLVSTNNSLMFSIDRISPAIDLAIEKVMHSGNLRSIRIKVNYHGVTCDATQPPLAAFKFYMNNEVDIFFGPVCEYALAPVSRYSFYWNIPVISPGGMAHDFQDKTEFGSLTRVGITFNGLSDSLLSIFRYYNWRKVYVLYNSNGLDTITFRFCFFTVSALAFQLTKENISYHFHILENGGLNIKDVLLKGISTDIAGKLFTFGAWHSCIFRDELFLLLSFFSVL; encoded by the coding sequence ATGGAGAAGGAGAAACACACCTGGATTTTTATCTACCTGACGTTACAAACTTACTTATATTTTACGGAACCTTTTCAAACGGAGCCGCGTCGCCACAGGTTCGGGAAACGTGATAATAGCGCTACGCATAATGACACGGTAGATTTAAATGTTACAGAAGTTCGAATCGCTGTGTTGGTATCAACAAATAATAGTTTGATGTTTTCTATAGATCGAATTTCTCCAGCTATCGATTTAGCGATAGAAAAAGTCATGCACTCAGGTAATTTAAGGTCAATTCGTATCAAGGTGAACTACCATGGGGTCACATGCGATGCGACACAACCCCCACTGGCTGCTTTTAAATTCTATATGAACAATGAAGTCGATATATTCTTCGGCCCTGTTTGTGAATATGCTCTGGCTCCAGTCAGTCGCTATTCTTTCTATTGGAATATACCAGTGATTAGTCCGGGAGGTATGGCTCATGATTTccaagataaaactgagtttGGAAGTCTCACTCGAGTTGGAATTACTTTCAATGGTCTGAGCGATTCACTACTCAGTATATTTCGTTATTACAACTGGAGAAAAGTTTACGTTCTTTACAACAGCAACGGATTGGATACCATTACGTTTAGGTTTTGCTTTTTCACTGTATCAGCTCTTGCTTTCCAGTTAACGAAGgaaaatatatcatatcattttcacATTCTCGAGAATGGTGGATTAAATATAAAGgatgttttattaaaaggaaTCAGTACAGATATAGCAGGTAAGCTGTTTACTTTTGGAGCATGGCATAGTTGTATCTTTCGTGATgagctttttttgttgttatctttCTTCTCTGTTCTATAA